In Carya illinoinensis cultivar Pawnee chromosome 9, C.illinoinensisPawnee_v1, whole genome shotgun sequence, the following are encoded in one genomic region:
- the LOC122277185 gene encoding cysteine-rich receptor-like protein kinase 10: MLSFNPFFLPVVLFLMLGSLSLTTHAADPVPLYHFCANSTFSQNSLYNSSLNSLLSSLSSNVSRNIEFYNTTSGQNTSDPVYGLFLCRGDVTSQMCRTCVAAATKELAAKCSREKVAVIWYDECMIRYSNESIFSTVAVRPRIHLLNTQNITEQDRFNRLVNTTMTDLASRASNFPTGVKKFGTNQTKFSEFQNLYSLVQCTPDLSSADCNWCLQTAINRLPICCGGKQGGRALFPSCNVRYELYPFYTGASTPPPPAPGPASPPPPTGSAPGSKGKTKISTTTIVAIVAPIAVSVLLFIVGCCFLIRRRRKKFDAGKGDNALNDITTLESLQFDFSTIEAATNKFSDNSKLGEGGFGVVYKGTLSNRQEIAVKRLSKRSGQGAEQFKNEVVLVAKLQHRNLARLLGFCIEGEEKILVYEFIPNKSLDNFLYDPIRQRQLDWSKRYKIIDGIARGIQYLHEDSRLKIIHRDLKVSNILLDANLNPKISDFGMARIFGVDQTQGNTSRVVGTYGYMSPEYAMHGEFSVKSDVYSFGVLILEIISGKKNSTFYESDGAEDLLSYAWIHWRNGTPMELLDPVLGDSYSRDEVMRCIHIGLLCVQEDPADRPSMASIVLTLNSHSVTLQAPQQPAFFLRSKTDMPAKVLESGQSTSASIPLSVNEASITELHPR, translated from the exons ATGCTTTCCTTCAATCCTTTCTTTCTTCCCGTCGTGTTATTTCTCATGCTTGGCTCCCTCAGCCTGACCACTCATGCCGCCGATCCAGTTCCACTCTACCACTTCTGTGCAAACAGTACCTTCTCCCAAAATAGCCTCTACAATTCCAGTCTCAACTCCctcctctcttccctctcctccAACGTCAGCCGCAATATCGAATTCTACAACACCACCTCCGGCCAGAACACCTCCGACCCCGTCTACGGCCTCTTCCTCTGCCGCGGCGACGTCACTTCCCAGATGTGCCGAACATGCGTGGCTGCCGCGACCAAAGAGCTCGCCGCTAAATGTTCAAGGGAAAAGGTTGCTGTTATTTGGTATGACGAGTGCATGATTCGCTACTCCAACGAGTCTATCTTTTCCACCGTGGCCGTAAGGCCCAGGATTCATCTGTTGAACACGCAGAACATCACGGAGCAGGACCGATTTAACCGGCTGGTGAACACGACGATGACTGACTTGGCAAGTAGGGCCTCGAACTTTCCAACCGGAGTCAAAAAATTTGGAACCAATCAAACGAAATTTTCCGAGTTTCAAAATCTGTACAGCCTTGTACAGTGCACGCCGGACCTGTCTAGCGCCGATTGCAACTGGTGTCTCCAGACAGCTATCAACCGTCTTCCGATATGTTGTGGTGGGAAGCAAGGGGGAAGGGCTCTGTTTCCTAGTTGTAACGTTAGGTACGAATTGTACCCATTTTACACGGGTGCATCTACGCCGCCCCCTCCTGCGCCAGGGCCTGCATCTCCGCCTCCACCTACGGGCTCTGCACCTGGATCAAAAG gaaaaacaaaaatctcaacAACCACGATAGTCGCCATTGTTGCTCCAATTGCTGTCTCCGTGCTGCTATTCATTGTGGGCTGCTGTTTCCTAATTAGGAGACGTAGAAAGAAGTTCGATGCAGGAAAAGGAGACAATG CTTTAAATGATATTACCACTTTAGAGTCCTTGCAATTTGATTTTAGTACAATTGAAGCTGCGACGAACAAATTCTCCGACAACAGCAAGCTAGGTGAAGGTGGATTTGGTGTGGTTTACAAG GGTACACTTTCTAATAGACAAGAAATAGCTGTGAAGAGGCTCTCGAAAAGATCTGGACAAGGTGCAGAACAGTTTAAGAATGAGGTTGTATTGGTAGCTAAGCTTCAACACAGAAATTTAGCGAGGCTTTTGGGATTTTGCatagaaggagaagaaaagatacTCGTCTATGAATTCATACCCAACAAAAGTCTTGACAATTTCCTATATG ACCCTATAAGACAAAGACAGCTGGATTGGTCCAAGCGTTACAAGATAATAGATGGAATTGCTCGAGGAATTCAATATCTTCATGAAGATTCTCGACTCAAAATTATACATCGTGATCTCAAAGTCAGCAATATATTGTTAGATGCCAACttaaatccaaaaatttcagattttggCATGGCGAGGATTTTTGGAGTTGATCAAACGCAGGGAAACACAAGTAGGGTTGTTGGAACATA TGGCTACATGTCTCCAGAGTATGCAATGCATGGAGAATTTTCTGTGAAGTCagatgtttatagttttggtgTCTTGATTCTAGAAATTATCAGTGGCAAGAAGAACAGTACTTTCTATGAATCAGATGGTGCTGAGGACCTCTTGAGCTAT GCATGGATACATTGGAGGAATGGTACGCCCATGGAATTGTTGGATCCAGTTTTGGGGGATTCTTATTCAAGAGATGAAGTCATGAGGTGTATCCATATTGGGTTATTATGTGTTCAGGAAGATCCGGCGGACAGACCCTCCATGGCGTCAATAGTTCTCACACTCAATAGCCACTCTGTTACACTGCAAGCACCTCAGCAGCCCGCATTTTTCCTTCGCAGTAAAACAGACATGCCAGCAAAGGTTCTGGAATCAGGTCAATCCACGAGCGCATCTATACCATTGTCAGTCAATGAAGCATCCATTACGGAACTACACCCTCGatag
- the LOC122277183 gene encoding cysteine-rich receptor-like protein kinase 10 — protein MLPFNPFFLSVVLLLMLGSLSLTTHAADPVSLYHFCQNTTFSQNSLYNSSLNSLLSSLSSNVTRNIEFYNTTSGQNTSDTLYGLFLCRGDVDSQMCRACVAAATKELATTCPKEKAAVIWYDECMIRYSNESIFSNVTVRRGVYLLNTQNITEQDRFNRLVNTTMTDLASRASNFPIGVKKFGTNQTNFTEFQRLYNLVQCTPDLSSADCNRCLQIAISRLPICCDGKQGGRVLFPSCNVRYELYQFYTDGSTAPPPAPGPASPPPPTGSAPESKGKRKISKATIVAIVAPIAVSVLLFIVGCCFLIRRRRKKFDAGKGHNALNDITTVESLQFDFRTIEAATNKFSDNSKLGEGGFGVVYKGTLSNGQEIAVKRLSKRSGQGAEQFKNEVVLVAKLQHRNLARLLGFCIEGEEKILVYEFIPNKSLDNFLYDPIRQRQLDWSKRYKIIDGIARGIQYLHEDSRLKIIHRDLKVSNILLDANMNPKISDFGMARIFGVDQTQGNTSRVVGTYGYMSPEYAMHGEFSVKSDVYSFGVLILEIISGKKNSTFYESDGAEDLLSYAWIHWRDGTPMELLDPVLGDSYSRDEVMRCIHIGLLCVQEDPADRPSMALIVLTLDSHSVTLQAPQQPAFFLRSKTDMPTKVLESGQSTSASIPLMSVNEASITELYPR, from the exons ATGCTTCCCTTcaatcctttctttctttccgtcGTGTTACTTCTCATGCTTGGCTCCCTCAGCCTGACCACACATGCCGCCGATCCAGTTTCTCTCTACCACTTCTGTCAAAACACAACCTTCTCCCAAAATAGCCTCTACAATTCCAGTCTCAACTCCctcctctcttccctctcctccAACGTCACCCGCAACATCGAATTCTACAACACCACCTCCGGTCAGAACACCTCCGACACACTCTACGGCCTCTTCCTCTGCCGAGGCGATGTCGATTCCCAAATGTGCCGAGCATGCGTGGCTGCCGCGACCAAAGAGCTCGCCACTACGTGTCCCAAGGAAAAGGCTGCGGTTATTTGGTACGACGAGTGCATGATTCGCTACTCCAACGAGTCTATCTTCTCCAACGTGACTGTAAGGCGTGGGGTTTATCTGTTGAACACGCAGAACATCACGGAGCAGGACCGATTTAACCGGCTGGTGAACACGACGATGACTGACTTAGCAAGTCGGGCCTCGAACTTTCCAATCGGTGTAAAAAAATTTGGAACCAATCAAACGAATTTTACCGAGTTTCAAAGACTGTACAACCTTGTACAGTGCACGCCGGACCTGTCTAGCGCCGATTGCAACCGGTGTCTCCAGATAGCTATCAGCCGTCTTCCGATATGCTGTGATGGGAAGCAAGGTGGAAGGGTTCTGTTTCCTAGTTGTAACGTTAGGTACGAATTGTACCAATTTTACACGGATGGATCGACGGCGCCCCCTCCTGCGCCAGGGCCTGCATCTCCGCCTCCACCTACGGGCTCTGCGCCTGAATCAAAAG GAAAGAGAAAAATCTCAAAAGCCACGATAGTCGCCATTGTTGCTCCAATTGCCGTCTCCGTGCTGCTATTTATTGTGGGCTGCTGTTTCCTAATTAGGAGACGTAGAAAGAAGTTCGATGCAGGAAAAGGACACAATg CTTTAAATGATATTACCACTGTAGAGTCCTTGCAATTTGATTTTAGAACAATTGAAGCTGCGACGAACAAATTCTCCGACAACAGCAAGCTAGGTGAAGGTGGATTTGGTGTGGTTTACAAG GGTACACTTTCTAATGGACAAGAAATAGCTGTGAAGAGGCTCTCGAAAAGATCTGGACAAGGTGCAGAACAGTTTAAGAATGAGGTTGTATTGGTAGCTAAGCTTCAACACAGAAATTTAGCGAGGCTTTTGGGATTTTGCatagaaggagaagaaaagatacTCGTCTATGAATTCATACCCAACAAAAGTCTTGACAATTTCCTATATG ACCCTATAAGACAAAGACAGCTGGATTGGTCCAAGCGTTACAAGATAATAGATGGAATTGCTCGAGGAATTCAATATCTTCATGAAGATTCTCGACTCAAAATTATACATCGTGATCTTAAAGTCAGCAATATCTTGTTAGATGCCAACATGAATCcaaaaatttcagattttggCATGGCGAGGATTTTTGGAGTTGATCAAACTCAAGGAAACACAAGTAGGGTTGTTGGAACATA TGGCTACATGTCTCCAGAGTATGCAATGCATGGAGAATTTTCTGTGAAGTCagatgtttatagttttggtgTCTTGATTCTAGAAATTATCAGTGGCAAGAAGAACAGTACTTTCTATGAATCAGATGGTGCTGAGGACCTCTTGAGCTAT GCATGGATACATTGGAGGGATGGTACGCCCATGGAATTGTTGGATCCAGTTTTGGGAGATTCTTATTCAAGAGACGAAGTCATGAGATGTATCCATATTGGGTTATTATGTGTTCAGGAAGATCCAGCGGACAGACCCTCCATGGCGTTAATAGTTCTCACACTCGATAGCCACTCTGTTACACTGCAAGCACCTCAGCAGCCTGCATTTTTCCTGCGTAGTAAAACAGACATGCCAACAAAGGTTCTGGAATCAGGTCAATCCACGAGTGCATCAATACCACTAATGTCAGTCAATGAAGCATCCATTACCGAACTATACCCTCGATAG